Genomic DNA from Opitutales bacterium:
TTAGCCTTCCTCGGATGATTAAATAAATCTCCTTCCAAGAGTCGGAATTCTTCGACCGACATCGCAATCTGTGCTCGGCGCAGATCGGACATTCCTGAAAACGACGGATCATAACCCGGCGCCTCCCAGGAGGCCTGTATAGCGACCCATAGGTCTTCGCGAGTTAATCGACCTGAGAAAGACTCGATCAGGACCTGATATTCTGGAAATGCTTTAAACGCGACGTCCATATTTTGGTTTTCTCATTCGGAGCTGAGGCCCGATACGTCCTCACCAGCCTCAGCGTATTTCGTCAGTTTATTCCTCAACGTGCGGATGTTCATATCCAGCACCTCAGCCGCGCGGGTTCGGTTACCCTGCACCTCTTTCAATACAATCAGAATATGCTGTTTTTCGACCTCTTCCATACTTTGGCTTGATGCAAAGGAGGGTGGGCTCATGGGTGCGGCCTCTTCGACTATTGACGCTGAGTCAGCGTCCCCACCAAAACTATAAGATCCCGCCGCGACTGGTACTAACTCAGACACTTTCGCCTTCTTCGGCATGATTCCCAAATACTGCCCTGGAACAGCCTCACCGTCATCGGCAAGAATGACCGAACGCTCGATGGTGTTTTGCAATTCTCGCACATTTCCTGGCCAATCATGAGCAAGCAATAGATCGAGCGCGTCCTGAGTGAAGCCAGGTATGTCTAAACGATGTTTTTTAGAAAAGTTCTGAAGAAACTTTGTCGCCAGCCCCGGAATATCGTCTTTGCGCTGGCGGAGAGCAGGGACATCGATGGGGAATACGTTTAAACGGTAGTAAAGATCTTCGCGAAACTCCCCACGCTCTACGGCCTCCATGAGGTTACGATTGGTCGACGCTATCACGCGCACATCTACGGAAATCGTCGTATTGCCGCCCACGCGTTCGAACTCACGCTCTTGTAATACGCGTAATAGCTTCACCTGAACGGCAGGGGAAATCTCACCGATTTCGTCGAGTAGTATCGTGCCGTTATTTGCGAGTTCAAAACGCCCTTCCCTTCGCTGGGTCGCTCCTGTAAAGGCACCTTTTTCATGCCCAAAAAATTCACTCTCGATGAGGTTTTCTGATATCGCCGCACAATTGACTCGAATGAACGGCTGGCTCGCTCGTGGACTCAGCCGGTAGAGTTCGCGCGCTACCATTTCCTTCCCGGTTCCATTCTCGCCCATGACAAGCACTGTAGCCTCAGTCGCTGCGACTTTTTGGATCATCTTTTTGAGCCGACGCATCACCGTGCTAGCTCCGATCATCTCAGATTGGGACTGACTCTCGTTACTGAAATACTGATTTACCTTGAGGAGCTGATTGTGCTTCTTGGCTTTACTGAGTGCGACCTCGATCTGCTCAAAACCGAAGGGCTTGATGATATAATCAAACGCACCGAGCTTCATACACTCCACAGCAGACTCGATCGTGCCGAAGCCAGTAATCATGATGAACATAGGCGCATCCGGGCGCGTGCTATATTGTTCCAAAAGTTCCTGACCCTCGCCATCCGGCAGACGCGAATCGACAAACACCAGATCGAATTGGTCACGAGACAACAAGTCCAACGTATGCGCAATCGATTCCGCCTCTGCCACAGAGTAGCGCTTCGTACGCAGCTTCTCCGCTAGTGATTTTCTTACCGTCAGATCGTCGTCGAGAACGATGAGTTTCTCAATCGCCATAATTTGTAATTACCCTCCACATATTCTACGTCCTCAATACAATGGTTTTAGGCCTTTGTGTCGGGCAATTCAGGTAACTTAAAAGGGTTTTTACAGAGGCGGCTAACTCGCCTGGATTCAGACTCATTCTCATTGTCCTTCAAAGCTCATCCCGGCCACAACCTAGTACCCCTAACATAGTGCCAGAGAGCAGACTTGTTCCGAGCGAAGCGATATGACCGGGCGGTGAGCTTTGCGAACTGAACCGGACCACTAGTGTGAAAGGCTGTCAATACGACCAATCGATAATAGGAAAGTGCTCTATCCAGAAAATTCCTTTCCTGAAAATGGTGCCAGAGGGCAGACTTGAACTGCCGACCAAAGGCTTATGAGGATATTGGCCGAAGCCCGCAATTCCGCTTATAGCTTAAAATCACTTCAAAAAAGGCTCGCGGTTGCCAGAACAGTTGCCAAAAATCGTAAACTTAAAGCCGTTATCTTCCCTCAAAGATCGTTTTAAAATCACTCGATTTACCAATCGTAGCGGCACGGTATCTTATCGCGTTTCAGGGCAAAAAATCGATGGCACGAGCGTGCGCCAAAATTTTGCCTCTCGGGAGGAAGCTCAGGGCATGTGCTCCATGCTCGCCGTTGAAACCTCTAATCATGGCATCACCCGCATTCCAGGCTGACCCATCTCAATGAAAAGCAAATCGGGGCCTGCGAAGTTGCTTATGAGATGCTGGGCAAAGATGGGGATCTCATTGAAGCCATCCGTTTTTACCTGCACAGCCGGACCGATACACTTACGCCCATCACTATAAAAGAAGCGTTTGAGGATTTTCTGTGCGACAAACAGGCTGCAAATTTACGTCCTTTGACTCTGCAAAATTTACGCTCTCGGGTTGGCGCACTCGTCAAGCGTATGCCGGATCGTCATTTATCGACGATCAGCGCTCAGGATATTACACGCATTCTGTTTAAGCCAGGCCTCAAACCCACGAGCATTGATAATCAAAGGCGGGCCTTATCCTCTTTCTTTTCATGGGCTGAAAAACGGGGTTACTGCAAAGTCTCGCCTATGCGAGCTGTTGAGAAAATTCGCACCGAACGCGAAGAGCCCGCCATTCTAATAGCTGCACAGATTACACAGTTCCTGCAAGCGGCACAAAGCCTTAAAGCAGGCCTTCTTTTGCCCTATGTCACTCTATCGCTCTTCGCGGGCATTCGCCCCAGTGAGATGAAGGGCCTCAGCTGGGATGCGATCAACCTCAACGAAAGCCTGATTACGATTTCCAGTAAGACCGCCAAAATGCGCCAGCGCCGCCTCATTCAGATCAGCGATAATCTTGTCGAGTGGCTGCGCCCTTACGCCCGCATTCATGCACCTATTGTACCGAGAAATTTCAGACGTGATTTTGATACGCTCAAAGCCATGGCGGGGTTCGCCTACACAGAATCGCGCGTGAATATGAGCGAAGCGGACAGCTTTTTAAAAACAGCAACACGTAATGCAAACCGAGAGGCACCAGACTGGATTCCTGACATTATACGCCACACCGCGATTAGCTATCATCTGGCGACCCATGAGCATGAAGGACAAACGGCAAGCTGGGCTGGAAATTCACCCGATATCGTACAGCGCCATTATAAAGGCTTAGTCAGTCAAAAGCAGGTCAAATGGTATTGGGGGCTTAGACCGAGCGCTTTGAGCGCAGCCGTGGCTTGACCGTCCAACGGTCCGACAGGGCAATACGGACCTCTTCAATATCAAACCGAACAAGATGACCGATTTTAATAAATGGAATCCTACGCTGGGCTTGCATACGCCTAAGCCAGCATAGAGAGGGCCGCGACTCGCTATCAAATAAGATTTCCAAAAGGCGCTGCCCATTCACATATCTCGTCGTGTCGATGTCGTTCATACAAAGAGATACAAACGCTCAACTCCTAAAATTCGGTGTCTTAGCGACTTTTCCTATTTATTGCAGTCTTTTGATTTGGGCTTGGTCGTTCAAAAAAAAATACGTTACGAAATGGGAAATCTTAATCCCGCCTCCATTGAACTGCATTCCGTATCAGGATACAGTTCCAGCATCAGTCAGCCAACCTTCTATTACCGAACTTCATTTGAGGACGCTGACTCGATTCTCGATCAAGGGTTCTCCGGTGAGACCGTCACGCTCTATTCTCTTGATCCACTCCGCCATGACGCAAATCAAGGTGAAGCGCTTTTGCAGGTCGAAATCGATATGAGCCGCGAAGATCTGGATTATTACATGATCATTAAGGGGCTCGATGAGCCAGCCCATTGGGACCTTCCTGCAAAGCTTCTCAACGCCTATGCCCGCATATCTTTTGTTCAAGAGTATGAAATCGCAGAGCCCGAGACCTAACGGCGTGATGGCGGCGGGATAGAATACCGATCAGGATTTCGACTACGCCTCTGCGGGGCATGTTCTCGCTCAAAGAACTGGGCATCCAATTCGAGCGTCAATTTTCTGACTTGCTCAGACTGTTTGTGCGAGAGCTGCTCCAGTTCGCGGTCGCGTTTCATCTCAAGCGATTCTATCATCTCATTGAAACGCATTTGGGCATTACTCAGCGTTTTCAGTTTTTCTTCCTTCTCAGCTTCCATTTTCCGGTGCCGTCCGAATAAACGCCCCAAGAATCCTATCTTCCTGAGGCGTATATTCAGGGTCTCGATGTCGCGCTTGTGCTCGCTCAAGGCGTAGTAAATGGACAGCTCATCCTTCGCTTTTTCTATTCGCGTATGATGCTTTTTGAAAATTTCTGCGCGTTCCTGGATCTGGCGATCTTGAAGTGCTGCCAGTATCAGAGCTTTGCGCTCCTCAAGCGCATCGCGTTTTCGCCCCGCGGCGGCTCGTTTTTCTTTCTCTGCGTTTTTCGCAGACTTCTTGAGCGTTGACGCACGGGGAAGAGAATTCAGATCTAAATCGCCCAGCAAGGCATTGAACTCTTTTGTTTTTACGCCTTCAAGCTGACGAATGGGGTTGATCGCTTTTCCGTAGCGATCAACGACGACAAGACGCCGATTGCCGTTTGCCAGTGCGTAACCTCTGCTTCGAGCGCAGCCACAAACTCTTTCCCGTTATTACTCTTCGCCCATGCATTCACGATCACTGGATCGCCGTGTTTGGTTCGTTTCCCAGCCTTTCGCTTTTGGTGATTTTCCTCACGCGCGGGACAGTAATCCGTACCTTCTTTGCGCTCAAACACCCGCGCGAAATCCAAAAGCTTACACTTCGAACGACTGAGCTTCGCAGCAACTCCGGTGAGCGGGTGTGTGCGGTTGACGATCAAATGCACATGCGGCTGCGGTTCGTCGCGGTGGCAAGAAATTATGACCTGATGTTCCTCCAGCCCCAAAGCCTTTAAGGAATCATCAGCCGCCTTCAGCATCTCGCGCTTCGTCGGCGACTGCTCAGGATGCCAACTTAAAGAATAAGTGAAGACGGGTTTTTCTAATTTGCGTCCCGTCGCTTTAACGCCCGCCGCCTGCTTTAGGCGCTCATGGCTTTTGGCGGTATACGCCATGAAGCGCCAAGCCTTATCGACTGTATCTGCCATGAGGTTGCGCGTTTCAGTCCATGCAACACGCATGGTCGTCCTCGCATCTTTATAATGGCACTAGTAAAGAAATGCGCCCTTGAAGGACGTTCCCATGCCTGCGATCACGGGGACCATTAGATTTTCTCCTGAGATTGTGCTTCATCGATCAAGGCATCGATCCGCTCACACATGACATCCAGATATTTCGAGCTGCGGCCCGTCATGTGAAAACGCTTCACTGCTTGGTTAAGAATCACCCCGATGTGATGCAGCTGCTGGATGAGTGCGGGATTGACACGCTCGTTTACCGTAATGTTCACGCCATTCGCGCAACCAAGGGCTAGCCGTCGAGCAAGCTCGTGAATGCTCACGCCAAAGACTGCCGCCTTATGACATATGAGCAGATATTCAGCCTCCGTAATGCGGCAGCTGATGCGGCGGGTCTTGCGCGTATCTTTGGTTTTTCTGGGTCGAGCCATGGCGTTATGCCTTCCAATACGATTGGAGGCACGCGGCGATCCGGCCACGATGCGATTTGAGCAATGAAAACTCCTATGAGTTTTGATTGGTGGGGTTTACGGGGGCACCCCGTTTTCTGGGGTGGTATCAGGAGGAGCTTAAGCCGTTTTAAACTCAATTGCTCTGCATGATTTAAAACGGGTATTTGTCTTGCTAACCCTGGCTGAAACAAGTTTTGAAAGAATTGAATAATTAGCTCCTCGATTACATTTCTACGATTCGAGGATAGTTATTAGTTTATTTAACTAAAAATATTTAACTTTGATTTACAATGAAGGTTTTCAATACCCCAAATATTATAGCGTTCGCGATGGCTCTAATTGCAGGGTTGGCTCTCCTCTTTGGTCAAGGGATTCTTGTTCAGAAGAAAGATCTTCCTTCTGAGAATAAAACTATTGAAAACACAATATCTGGAGAGGCTAAAATCCAAGGTGATGTAAATATTGAAAATACAATCGGAGTAGATGAGGATCATATAGATTCAAAGTTCAACGAGCTCAAAAAACAGAACGAACAAAACCTGCTCAATCAAAGGGTAAATCAATTGATCGAGGAGGGAAAAGCCCAGCGGAAAATTAACGGTTTTGTGTCCGAGAGGCCATTTTACCTAGAAGCTATGGAGCTCGACCCAGATAACGAAGAGATCAAGAAATTCTATGAGACTCGAAAAGCCGAGTTCCTTTCTAAGACACTTAGTTTACTGGAAAAATGTCGGCAAGCTCCCACAATGATGGGGAGACTGTATTTGTCCCGCCTCGAAGAGGTTTTTCCAGAACACAAAATGGTTGCTGAGTTCAGCGGGCTTATCGAAGACTACGAAGAAGCAGAGCGACTAGCAAATGAATCCCTAAAGAT
This window encodes:
- a CDS encoding sigma-54-dependent Fis family transcriptional regulator; the protein is MAIEKLIVLDDDLTVRKSLAEKLRTKRYSVAEAESIAHTLDLLSRDQFDLVFVDSRLPDGEGQELLEQYSTRPDAPMFIMITGFGTIESAVECMKLGAFDYIIKPFGFEQIEVALSKAKKHNQLLKVNQYFSNESQSQSEMIGASTVMRRLKKMIQKVAATEATVLVMGENGTGKEMVARELYRLSPRASQPFIRVNCAAISENLIESEFFGHEKGAFTGATQRREGRFELANNGTILLDEIGEISPAVQVKLLRVLQEREFERVGGNTTISVDVRVIASTNRNLMEAVERGEFREDLYYRLNVFPIDVPALRQRKDDIPGLATKFLQNFSKKHRLDIPGFTQDALDLLLAHDWPGNVRELQNTIERSVILADDGEAVPGQYLGIMPKKAKVSELVPVAAGSYSFGGDADSASIVEEAAPMSPPSFASSQSMEEVEKQHILIVLKEVQGNRTRAAEVLDMNIRTLRNKLTKYAEAGEDVSGLSSE
- a CDS encoding tyrosine-type recombinase/integrase, producing the protein MLGKDGDLIEAIRFYLHSRTDTLTPITIKEAFEDFLCDKQAANLRPLTLQNLRSRVGALVKRMPDRHLSTISAQDITRILFKPGLKPTSIDNQRRALSSFFSWAEKRGYCKVSPMRAVEKIRTEREEPAILIAAQITQFLQAAQSLKAGLLLPYVTLSLFAGIRPSEMKGLSWDAINLNESLITISSKTAKMRQRRLIQISDNLVEWLRPYARIHAPIVPRNFRRDFDTLKAMAGFAYTESRVNMSEADSFLKTATRNANREAPDWIPDIIRHTAISYHLATHEHEGQTASWAGNSPDIVQRHYKGLVSQKQVKWYWGLRPSALSAAVA
- a CDS encoding relaxase/mobilization nuclease domain-containing protein, which codes for MRVAWTETRNLMADTVDKAWRFMAYTAKSHERLKQAAGVKATGRKLEKPVFTYSLSWHPEQSPTKREMLKAADDSLKALGLEEHQVIISCHRDEPQPHVHLIVNRTHPLTGVAAKLSRSKCKLLDFARVFERKEGTDYCPAREENHQKRKAGKRTKHGDPVIVNAWAKSNNGKEFVAALEAEVTHWQTAIGVLSSLIATEKRSTPFVSLKA